The Candidatus Pantoea soli genome window below encodes:
- a CDS encoding LysR family transcriptional regulator, whose product MDRLDCDRMFVAVLEIGSFAGAAVRLGTSSSQASKLVSRLEQQLGVQLFRRSTRALSPTEVGRAYYARVKPLLEAFDTLDASVRDSATTPTGRLKISAPGTFGTAVLAGVLVGFARLYPLIELDVNFSDRAVNIVDEGFDMAIRIGKLDDSSLIARRLGDVPVRVAASPAYLLQHGTPQHWRDLAAHACISDTNFRDPWHWPFVTSCGEPVAMPIRGRLCFSNTEACLQAALAGLGIARLPGFIAAPALQRGDMIALLEAFAAPPLGLFALYPPARHLAQKTRLLIDYLADYFRQHPPG is encoded by the coding sequence ATGGATCGTCTGGATTGTGACCGCATGTTTGTCGCGGTACTGGAAATCGGCAGCTTTGCCGGCGCCGCAGTGCGGCTCGGCACCAGCAGCAGCCAGGCCTCAAAGCTGGTATCGCGGCTGGAACAGCAGCTGGGTGTGCAGCTGTTCAGGCGCAGCACGCGCGCGCTCTCACCCACCGAAGTCGGCCGCGCCTACTACGCCCGGGTTAAGCCGCTGCTGGAGGCGTTTGACACGCTGGATGCCAGCGTGCGCGACAGCGCGACCACGCCGACCGGCCGCCTGAAAATCAGCGCGCCCGGGACATTTGGCACCGCCGTACTGGCCGGCGTACTGGTGGGCTTTGCCCGTCTGTATCCGCTGATCGAACTGGACGTCAATTTCTCCGATCGTGCGGTCAACATCGTGGATGAAGGGTTCGACATGGCAATACGCATTGGCAAACTGGATGACAGCAGCCTGATTGCCCGCCGGCTCGGCGATGTGCCGGTTCGCGTGGCGGCTTCGCCTGCCTATCTGCTGCAGCATGGTACACCGCAGCACTGGCGCGATCTGGCGGCTCACGCGTGCATCAGCGATACCAACTTCCGCGATCCGTGGCACTGGCCGTTTGTGACCTCCTGCGGTGAGCCTGTCGCCATGCCGATCCGCGGCCGCCTCTGTTTCTCTAATACCGAAGCCTGTCTGCAGGCCGCGCTGGCCGGTCTGGGTATCGCGCGGCTGCCGGGTTTTATTGCCGCTCCCGCGCTGCAGCGTGGCGACATGATTGCGCTGCTGGAGGCGTTTGCCGCCCCACCGCTGGGCCTGTTTGCGCTCTATCCGCCTGCCCGCCATCTGGCGCAGAAAACCCGCCTGCTGATCGATTATCTCGCTGATTACTTCCGCCAGCATCCGCCGGGCTGA
- a CDS encoding sugar ABC transporter substrate-binding protein has protein sequence MKTLKTLLLLGLLATSASALAEKIGVSMAYFDQNFLTIIRHAIAKEASTRGLDAQFEDARGDVGRQTDQVQSFISAGVDAIIVDPVDSASTPQLTRLAQQANIPLVYVNRTPGDKTLPPGVVFVGSDERESGTLQMEALAKMAGYKGNVAIMIGNLTDAGALQRTKDVEQVVAKYPGMKVVQKQPANYARNEGMDLMLNWLGNGEAIDIVAANNDEMAIGAAMALAKNPKKVLIGGIDATPDGLKALAQDNIQVTVFQDAVGQGKTAVAVAQKLMKGERVDAHVWIPFELVTRENMQKYAGKGL, from the coding sequence ATGAAAACCCTCAAAACCCTGCTGCTGCTCGGCCTGCTGGCCACCTCTGCCTCTGCACTGGCAGAAAAGATAGGTGTGTCGATGGCCTATTTCGACCAGAACTTTTTAACCATCATTCGTCATGCGATCGCCAAAGAAGCCAGTACGCGCGGGCTCGATGCACAGTTTGAAGATGCCCGGGGCGATGTCGGCCGCCAGACCGATCAAGTGCAGAGTTTTATCAGCGCCGGTGTGGACGCCATCATTGTGGATCCGGTGGATTCCGCCAGCACGCCGCAGCTGACGCGGCTGGCGCAGCAGGCGAACATCCCGCTGGTGTATGTCAACCGCACGCCGGGAGATAAAACCCTGCCGCCGGGCGTGGTTTTTGTCGGCTCCGATGAGCGGGAATCCGGCACGCTGCAGATGGAAGCGCTGGCAAAAATGGCCGGTTACAAAGGCAACGTGGCGATCATGATCGGTAATCTGACGGATGCCGGTGCGCTGCAGCGCACAAAAGATGTTGAGCAGGTGGTGGCGAAATATCCGGGCATGAAAGTGGTGCAGAAGCAGCCAGCCAACTATGCGCGTAATGAAGGTATGGATTTAATGCTGAACTGGCTTGGCAATGGCGAAGCCATTGATATTGTGGCGGCTAACAATGATGAAATGGCAATTGGCGCCGCCATGGCCCTGGCCAAAAACCCTAAAAAAGTGCTCATCGGCGGCATTGACGCCACGCCGGATGGCCTGAAAGCGCTGGCGCAGGACAACATCCAGGTCACGGTGTTTCAGGATGCCGTCGGACAGGGAAAAACGGCGGTTGCGGTGGCGCAAAAGCTGATGAAGGGTGAGAGAGTGGATGCGCACGTCTGGATCCCGTTTGAACTGGTCACGCGGGAGAATATGCAGAAGTATGCCGGCAAAGGGCTGTAA
- a CDS encoding MFS transporter, translating into MLPVQNRSQNSHVRIWILCLILFLSVVAYADRSILSISGSAIKAEFGLSTIQLGLILSAFSWAYVIGQIPGGLFLDRFGTKKVYGVTLALWSLSTLLMGFVGEFSRDVTIALTLMFVLRFALGLIEAPSFPANARAVIMWFPGAERGRASALFASAQYFAVAIFSPLSGWLVTRYGWEWPFFVLGAIGVLAVFVWAWYMRSPKQHPHVSASELRYIEQGGALVDIDAAQTLKARPPISKALFRLLLSNRMLWCAYLGQYCIIALSYFFITWFPIYLVQARGMNIMEAGFATIAPALFGFLGGISGGYLSDMLLARGWSLSWARKAPYIAGMLMAASLVLAAVIPTNAGIIAIMSFAFFGKGIAAGAGTWTLVSDTAPKEAIGLAGAIFNGIGNMAGFITPLLFGVIVGLTGSYSIGLAFVAAHCVIAALLFLLVMGPIQRVGDTQIPAAGSPAQAAAAQGVKAV; encoded by the coding sequence ATGTTGCCAGTACAAAACCGCAGCCAGAACAGCCATGTGCGTATCTGGATCCTCTGCCTGATTCTGTTTCTTTCCGTCGTGGCGTATGCCGACCGCTCGATCCTGTCGATCTCCGGATCGGCGATCAAAGCGGAGTTTGGTCTCTCCACGATCCAGCTTGGTCTGATCCTTTCGGCGTTCAGCTGGGCTTATGTGATCGGCCAGATCCCCGGCGGCCTGTTTCTCGATCGCTTCGGTACCAAAAAGGTCTATGGCGTGACGCTGGCGCTGTGGTCGCTGTCTACGCTGCTGATGGGTTTTGTGGGCGAGTTTTCCCGCGATGTGACGATCGCCCTGACCCTGATGTTCGTGCTGCGCTTTGCGCTGGGGCTGATTGAAGCCCCCAGCTTTCCCGCCAATGCGCGCGCAGTGATTATGTGGTTTCCCGGCGCAGAACGCGGACGCGCCTCGGCGCTGTTTGCCTCGGCGCAGTATTTTGCCGTGGCGATCTTCTCGCCGCTTTCCGGCTGGCTGGTGACGCGCTACGGCTGGGAGTGGCCCTTCTTTGTGCTGGGCGCCATTGGCGTGCTGGCGGTGTTTGTCTGGGCCTGGTATATGCGCAGCCCGAAACAGCATCCGCACGTCTCCGCCAGCGAACTGCGCTATATCGAACAGGGAGGTGCGCTGGTGGACATTGACGCAGCGCAGACCCTGAAAGCCCGCCCGCCGATCAGCAAAGCCCTGTTCAGGCTGCTGCTCAGCAATCGCATGCTGTGGTGCGCCTACCTCGGCCAGTATTGCATCATCGCCCTGAGCTACTTCTTTATCACCTGGTTCCCGATTTATCTGGTACAGGCCCGCGGAATGAACATCATGGAAGCCGGTTTTGCCACCATCGCACCGGCGCTGTTTGGCTTTCTTGGCGGCATCAGCGGCGGTTATCTTTCTGACATGCTGCTGGCGCGCGGCTGGAGCCTCTCATGGGCGCGCAAAGCGCCCTATATCGCCGGCATGCTGATGGCCGCTTCGCTGGTGCTGGCGGCGGTCATTCCGACTAACGCCGGGATCATTGCCATCATGTCGTTTGCCTTTTTTGGCAAAGGCATTGCGGCCGGGGCCGGAACCTGGACGCTGGTCAGCGACACCGCGCCAAAAGAGGCGATTGGCCTGGCGGGCGCGATTTTCAACGGCATTGGCAACATGGCAGGCTTTATTACTCCGCTGCTGTTTGGCGTGATTGTGGGCCTGACCGGCAGCTACAGTATCGGGCTGGCGT
- the crcB gene encoding fluoride efflux transporter CrcB translates to MLKSLCAVITGGAAGCTLRWLISLRFNALFPSLPPGTLIVNLVGGFIIGAALAWFMRNPQLDPAWKLLIVTGLCGGLTTFSTFSAEIVTLLQSGKYLWAMTSVMVHVVGSLLMTFAGFAAVNLLG, encoded by the coding sequence ATGTTGAAATCACTGTGTGCCGTGATAACGGGTGGTGCGGCTGGCTGCACATTGCGCTGGCTGATTTCGTTGCGCTTCAATGCCCTGTTCCCCAGCCTGCCACCCGGCACGCTGATCGTGAATCTGGTCGGCGGCTTTATCATTGGTGCCGCGCTGGCGTGGTTTATGCGTAACCCCCAGCTTGATCCCGCCTGGAAACTGCTGATTGTCACCGGCCTGTGCGGCGGGCTGACGACCTTTTCCACCTTTTCGGCGGAAATTGTCACCTTGCTACAATCAGGCAAGTATCTGTGGGCAATGACCAGCGTCATGGTGCACGTTGTTGGTTCGCTGCTGATGACCTTTGCCGGGTTCGCTGCCGTAAATCTGCTGGGATAA
- a CDS encoding glutathione S-transferase family protein, which yields MLVNGKWSAEWHPVQATDQQGGFVRQTSQFRHWIAADGSGDFPAEPDRYHLYVALICPWASRTLLARSLKGLENVVSVSVVEPQLGAQGWRFGDYPGADRDWLNKAEYLHELYTRAAADFTGRATVPVLWDKKTHTIVNNESADILRMFNSGFGDLADDRLDLYPDDLRAEIDRLNDAIYPRLNNGVYRTGFATTQASYQQAFQDVFSQLDELEALLKDGRTFLLGERLTEADIRLFVTLVRFDAAYHGLFKCNLRRLRDYPLLDRYLKSMLAVSGVRQTVNLDHIKQGYYSIKALNPNGIVPAGPDMADYGL from the coding sequence ATGCTGGTAAACGGAAAATGGAGCGCGGAGTGGCATCCGGTACAGGCCACCGATCAACAGGGCGGCTTTGTCCGTCAGACATCACAGTTCCGTCACTGGATTGCTGCGGACGGCTCCGGTGATTTCCCTGCCGAGCCGGACCGCTACCATCTGTACGTTGCCCTGATCTGTCCGTGGGCCTCGCGCACGCTGCTGGCGCGCAGCCTGAAAGGGCTGGAAAACGTGGTCAGCGTTTCCGTGGTGGAACCGCAGCTGGGTGCGCAGGGCTGGCGCTTCGGCGACTATCCGGGTGCCGATCGCGACTGGCTCAACAAGGCCGAGTACCTGCATGAGCTTTATACCCGCGCTGCGGCGGATTTCACCGGGCGTGCCACGGTGCCGGTACTGTGGGATAAAAAGACCCACACCATCGTGAATAATGAATCAGCAGATATTCTGCGCATGTTCAACAGCGGGTTTGGCGATCTGGCGGACGATCGCCTCGATCTTTATCCGGACGATCTGCGCGCGGAGATCGATCGGCTGAATGACGCGATCTACCCCCGTCTCAACAACGGTGTCTACCGCACCGGTTTTGCCACCACGCAGGCCAGCTATCAGCAGGCTTTTCAGGATGTGTTCAGCCAGCTGGACGAACTGGAAGCGCTGCTGAAAGATGGCCGCACCTTCCTGCTGGGCGAGCGCCTGACCGAAGCGGATATCCGGCTGTTTGTCACGCTGGTACGCTTTGACGCTGCCTATCATGGCCTGTTCAAATGTAATCTGCGCCGTCTGCGCGACTACCCGCTGCTTGATCGCTACCTGAAAAGTATGCTGGCGGTATCCGGCGTACGGCAGACAGTTAACCTCGACCATATCAAACAGGGCTATTATTCGATTAAGGCACTCAACCCGAATGGGATCGTGCCGGCGGGCCCGGATATGGCGGATTACGGATTATAA
- a CDS encoding ABC transporter ATP-binding protein encodes MLYRRFERFINIFQDAPTDSPPTRVGPFYLYYLRQVWPSFVALLIVGLAQALIEVALFSYLSRIIDLVNHATPATLFSAHWPTLLWMAAVALILRPVVIALHDMLVHQSINPGMTSMIRWQHHNYVLRQSLNFFQNDFAGRIAQRIMQTGNSLRDSAVQLVDAIWHVVIYAVTSLVLFAEADWRLMIPLIIWIVAYSLSLRFFVPRVKQRSVVSSEARSKLMGTIVDGYTNIATLKLFAHNDLEQRYAREALQEQTSKTQHASRMVTSMDITLSTLNGLLIVSTSGLALWLWSQSLISVGAIALATGLVIRLVNMSGWIMWVVNGIFENIGMVQDGLSTIAQPLSVQDAPAAKQLQVTRGQIRFEDVRFDYGGSRQVINRLNLTIKPGEKIGLIGPSGAGKSTLVNLLLRLYDINSGRIIIDDQNIADVTQASLRGQIGMITQDTSLLHRSIRENLLYGRPDATEAELQAAIVRARADEFIPLLSDPQGRTGLDAHVGERGVKLSGGQRQRIAIARVLLKDAPILIMDEATSALDSEVEAAIQESLETLMQGKTVIAIAHRLSTIAKMDRLVVLEKGQIVEMGNHRELLAHGGLYARLWQHQTGGFVGAD; translated from the coding sequence ATGTTGTATCGTCGTTTTGAACGTTTTATCAATATTTTTCAGGATGCTCCTACGGATTCGCCGCCGACCCGCGTCGGGCCGTTTTACCTCTATTATCTGCGTCAGGTCTGGCCAAGCTTTGTTGCGCTGCTGATTGTTGGCCTTGCTCAGGCGCTGATAGAAGTGGCGCTGTTCAGCTATCTCAGCCGCATTATCGATCTGGTAAACCATGCCACACCCGCCACGCTGTTCAGCGCCCACTGGCCGACGCTGCTGTGGATGGCTGCAGTGGCACTGATTTTGCGCCCGGTGGTGATTGCGCTGCACGATATGCTGGTGCATCAAAGCATCAACCCCGGCATGACCAGTATGATCCGCTGGCAGCACCACAACTACGTCCTGCGCCAGAGCCTGAACTTTTTCCAGAATGATTTTGCCGGGCGCATTGCGCAGCGCATTATGCAGACCGGGAACTCACTGCGTGATTCGGCGGTGCAGCTGGTAGACGCGATCTGGCACGTGGTGATTTATGCCGTCACCTCACTGGTGCTGTTTGCCGAAGCCGACTGGCGGCTGATGATCCCGCTGATCATCTGGATCGTCGCCTACAGCCTGTCGCTGCGTTTCTTTGTGCCGCGCGTGAAGCAGCGCTCGGTGGTCTCGTCTGAGGCCCGCTCAAAGCTCATGGGCACCATCGTGGATGGCTACACCAACATTGCCACCCTGAAGCTGTTTGCGCATAACGACCTGGAGCAGCGCTACGCGCGCGAAGCCCTTCAGGAGCAGACCAGCAAAACCCAGCACGCCAGCCGCATGGTCACCAGCATGGATATCACGCTCTCCACGCTGAACGGCCTGCTGATTGTCAGCACCTCCGGCCTGGCGCTGTGGCTGTGGAGCCAGTCGCTGATCAGCGTCGGGGCCATTGCGCTGGCCACCGGTCTGGTGATTCGCCTGGTAAATATGTCCGGCTGGATCATGTGGGTGGTGAACGGCATCTTCGAAAACATTGGCATGGTGCAGGATGGCCTGAGCACCATTGCACAGCCGCTCAGCGTGCAGGATGCGCCCGCCGCGAAGCAACTGCAGGTGACGCGCGGCCAGATCCGCTTTGAAGACGTGCGCTTTGATTACGGCGGCAGCCGTCAGGTGATCAATCGTCTGAACCTGACCATTAAACCCGGTGAGAAAATCGGCCTGATTGGCCCGTCCGGTGCGGGAAAATCCACGCTGGTGAACCTGCTGCTGCGGCTGTACGACATCAACAGCGGACGCATCATCATTGACGATCAGAACATTGCTGACGTGACGCAGGCCAGCCTGCGCGGCCAGATTGGTATGATCACGCAGGACACCTCGCTGCTGCACCGCTCCATTCGCGAGAACCTGCTGTATGGCCGTCCGGATGCGACTGAGGCAGAGCTGCAGGCAGCGATAGTCCGTGCGCGTGCCGATGAGTTTATTCCGCTGCTTTCTGATCCGCAGGGCCGCACGGGGCTGGATGCGCACGTTGGCGAGCGCGGCGTGAAGCTCTCCGGCGGCCAGCGCCAGCGTATCGCCATTGCCCGCGTCCTGCTGAAAGACGCGCCGATTCTGATCATGGATGAAGCCACCTCCGCGCTGGATTCCGAAGTGGAAGCCGCCATTCAGGAGAGTCTGGAAACGCTGATGCAGGGAAAAACGGTAATTGCCATTGCACACCGCCTCTCTACCATCGCGAAAATGGATCGGCTGGTGGTACTGGAGAAAGGGCAGATTGTCGAAATGGGCAATCACCGCGAACTGCTGGCACACGGCGGCTTGTATGCCCGTTTGTGGCAGCACCAGACCGGCGGGTTTGTCGGCGCGGATTAA
- a CDS encoding zinc-binding alcohol dehydrogenase family protein, whose translation MTEMKTLVVAEPRRLVWQQRAKPTPAANEIVIKPLTAGICGTDIHAWAGNQPFFSYPRVLGHELCGEVVTPGRDVQGFHAGQRVALIPYVACQQCDACLSGKTNCCEQLSVIGVHQDGGFCEFLSVPASNLLVVDAVAPEAAALIEPFAISAHAVRRAAIVADEQVLVVGAGPIGLGVAAIAAAAGAQVVVADTSPQRREQVARQLQLATIDPLDGNVDAALRAAFGGRLAAKVIDATGSPAAMNGAVKHIRHGGTIVYVGLHKGDLVIPDAEFHKKETTLLGSRNATREDFDQVCALMASGQLRAEMMLNRHYDFATLADVFEAEVINNPALIKGVVHFTPQPAASPQR comes from the coding sequence ATGACCGAAATGAAAACGCTGGTGGTTGCCGAGCCGCGCAGGCTGGTGTGGCAACAGCGCGCGAAGCCCACGCCGGCTGCCAATGAAATTGTTATCAAACCCCTGACGGCCGGCATCTGCGGCACGGATATCCATGCCTGGGCTGGGAACCAGCCCTTTTTCTCTTATCCGCGCGTGCTGGGCCATGAACTCTGTGGCGAAGTGGTGACGCCGGGCCGCGATGTACAGGGGTTTCACGCCGGACAGCGCGTGGCGCTGATCCCGTACGTCGCCTGCCAGCAGTGCGATGCCTGCCTGAGTGGCAAAACCAACTGCTGCGAGCAACTCTCCGTGATTGGCGTGCATCAGGATGGCGGCTTCTGCGAATTTCTCAGCGTCCCGGCCAGTAATCTGCTGGTGGTGGATGCAGTGGCACCGGAAGCGGCGGCGCTGATTGAGCCTTTTGCCATCAGTGCCCATGCCGTGCGCCGCGCCGCCATTGTGGCGGATGAACAGGTGCTGGTCGTCGGTGCCGGGCCGATTGGGCTTGGTGTCGCGGCAATTGCGGCAGCGGCCGGTGCACAGGTGGTGGTGGCCGATACCAGCCCACAGCGACGCGAACAGGTGGCGCGCCAGCTGCAGCTGGCGACGATTGATCCGCTGGACGGCAATGTGGATGCCGCACTGCGCGCGGCGTTTGGCGGGCGGCTGGCCGCTAAAGTCATTGATGCCACCGGCAGTCCGGCAGCGATGAACGGGGCGGTGAAGCATATCCGCCACGGCGGCACCATCGTATATGTGGGGCTGCATAAAGGCGATCTGGTGATCCCCGATGCCGAATTTCATAAAAAGGAGACCACGCTGCTGGGCAGCCGCAACGCCACGCGTGAGGATTTCGACCAGGTCTGTGCGCTGATGGCCAGCGGTCAGCTGCGCGCGGAGATGATGCTCAACCGCCATTATGACTTTGCCACGCTGGCGGATGTCTTCGAAGCGGAGGTGATCAACAATCCTGCGCTGATCAAGGGCGTGGTGCATTTCACGCCCCAGCCGGCAGCGTCCCCGCAGCGGTGA
- a CDS encoding sugar phosphate isomerase/epimerase family protein, translating into MPQNPKFLNLVLLNGEPEQKLRAARDAGFGQVEIWREDIEASTPQRVAAAGLGFTNVQVLRDFTGAPEGERLQKRAELRTFIQLAQAIGCDTIQAPATTRSDCVPERIDEDLRWLASEAARYNMRIMYEPMAWCSVDNTLPLAWQRLQRLDQPNIGLVVDLFHICARGGDASQLDGIPADRIYEVQLCDMAEIPPQDKTRLSEYARHQRLLPGEGIIDVGRFVDKLKSAGYSGPVGIEVFNDDLKAQPADVAAQRAWQALNRCWP; encoded by the coding sequence ATGCCGCAAAACCCGAAATTCCTTAACCTGGTGCTGTTAAACGGTGAACCGGAACAGAAGCTGCGCGCCGCGCGTGACGCTGGTTTCGGGCAGGTTGAGATATGGCGTGAGGATATTGAGGCCAGTACGCCGCAGCGGGTGGCTGCTGCCGGCCTCGGTTTTACCAATGTGCAGGTGCTGCGCGACTTCACCGGCGCACCCGAGGGCGAACGGCTGCAGAAGCGTGCCGAGCTGCGCACCTTTATCCAGCTGGCGCAGGCCATTGGCTGCGACACCATTCAGGCACCGGCCACCACGCGCAGCGATTGTGTGCCGGAACGTATTGATGAGGATTTACGCTGGCTGGCTTCCGAAGCGGCGCGTTATAACATGCGCATCATGTATGAGCCGATGGCATGGTGCAGCGTGGACAACACGCTGCCGCTGGCGTGGCAGCGTCTGCAACGGCTGGATCAGCCCAACATCGGGCTGGTGGTGGATCTGTTCCATATCTGCGCGCGAGGCGGCGATGCGTCGCAGCTGGACGGCATTCCGGCCGATCGTATCTATGAAGTACAGCTGTGTGATATGGCGGAGATACCGCCACAGGATAAAACCCGCCTGAGTGAGTATGCGCGCCATCAGCGCCTGTTGCCGGGCGAGGGGATTATTGATGTGGGCCGCTTTGTCGATAAGCTGAAAAGCGCCGGTTATAGCGGGCCGGTGGGGATCGAAGTGTTTAACGATGACCTGAAAGCCCAGCCGGCAGACGTGGCGGCGCAGCGCGCCTGGCAGGCGCTGAACCGCTGCTGGCCTTAA
- a CDS encoding GNAT family N-acetyltransferase, with protein sequence MELKIRGREPGDAAAYQRLYSHPEVYRWTTQLPFPSVATWQKKFERMESEGYIGFVAEIDGQMVGELTLFTEQRPRTRHCLSFGISVDPAFSGRGIGEQLIRTGLDYAFNWLGIVRVELEVFHDNTRARSLYQRLGFEQEGVKRKACLREGEYHDIVVMAKLRD encoded by the coding sequence ATGGAATTGAAGATTCGCGGTCGTGAACCGGGCGATGCCGCCGCTTATCAGCGCCTCTACAGCCATCCTGAGGTGTATCGCTGGACCACGCAATTGCCGTTTCCCAGCGTGGCGACCTGGCAGAAAAAATTTGAGCGCATGGAGAGCGAAGGCTACATCGGCTTTGTGGCTGAAATTGACGGGCAGATGGTGGGCGAGCTGACGCTATTCACCGAGCAGCGCCCGCGCACCCGGCACTGCCTGAGCTTTGGCATCAGCGTCGATCCCGCTTTCAGCGGACGCGGCATCGGCGAACAGCTGATCCGTACCGGACTGGATTACGCGTTTAACTGGCTTGGCATCGTGCGCGTTGAGCTGGAAGTGTTCCACGATAATACGCGTGCGCGCAGCCTGTATCAGCGCCTCGGCTTTGAACAGGAGGGCGTGAAGCGCAAAGCCTGCCTGCGCGAGGGTGAATACCACGACATCGTGGTGATGGCGAAGCTGCGGGACTGA
- a CDS encoding alpha/beta hydrolase, with protein MAKALAILLHGVGSDGADLAVLGQHWAEVLPDVAFAAPDAPFPFEHAMGFQWFSLTGITPENRPARVRAARDAFDQTLQALMAQHGMAGAWEKVILVGFSQGSIMALDALAAGRYPLAGVVAFSGRLAFDGALTPRPYASALLIHGKADDVIPFSESESAEQRLRAAGVNVAAYYEAATGHTISAQGAMQAAAYIAQCLQD; from the coding sequence ATGGCAAAAGCGTTAGCGATCTTATTACATGGCGTGGGCAGTGACGGCGCGGATCTGGCAGTGCTTGGCCAGCACTGGGCTGAGGTGCTGCCTGACGTGGCCTTCGCGGCGCCCGATGCGCCCTTTCCATTCGAACATGCCATGGGCTTTCAGTGGTTTAGCCTGACCGGCATCACGCCAGAAAACCGGCCGGCCCGGGTGCGCGCGGCGCGTGACGCCTTTGATCAGACGCTGCAGGCGCTGATGGCGCAGCACGGCATGGCCGGCGCATGGGAAAAAGTGATCCTGGTGGGGTTTTCTCAGGGATCAATCATGGCGCTGGATGCGCTGGCTGCCGGACGCTATCCGCTGGCGGGCGTAGTGGCCTTTTCCGGTCGTCTGGCGTTTGACGGCGCGCTGACGCCGCGGCCCTATGCCTCCGCCCTGCTGATTCACGGCAAAGCCGATGACGTGATTCCCTTCAGCGAGAGCGAATCCGCCGAACAGCGTCTGCGCGCGGCGGGCGTCAATGTCGCGGCGTATTACGAGGCCGCAACCGGCCACACCATTTCAGCCCAGGGCGCGATGCAGGCGGCGGCCTATATCGCGCAGTGCCTGCAGGATTAA
- a CDS encoding GNAT family N-acetyltransferase: protein MSLFHLSSLAEIAAAEWDALLPDDQPFLRHAFLLTLEESGSVRAENGWQPDHLLWRENGRLRAALPGYRKRNSWGEYVFDHAWADACQRAGIAYYPKWLGAIPFSPVTGARLLGSAEAAAALLAALPEALGQHGLSGAHINFTTPQDNDLLQQQPDWLARLGVQYHWHNRGYRDFQDFLDSLMSRKRKQLRKEREQVTGSGFTFDWYRGDALREDQWDFVYTCYASTYAVRGQHPYLTRDFFSLLAARMPHAIRVVIASLQGQPAAMAFYLRDSTTLYGRYWGCLAEFDRLHFETCFYQGMAFAIAEGLQRFDAGAQGEHKLVRGFEPRLTHSWHYLCHEGLRAAVADFLQQERAGVRAWADEARASLPYRRGD from the coding sequence ATGTCTTTGTTTCATCTGTCCTCCCTGGCGGAGATCGCCGCCGCTGAATGGGATGCCCTGTTACCTGACGATCAGCCGTTTCTGCGGCACGCCTTTCTGCTGACGCTGGAAGAGAGCGGCAGCGTACGCGCAGAAAATGGCTGGCAGCCAGACCATCTGCTGTGGCGGGAAAATGGCCGCCTGCGCGCTGCGCTGCCGGGCTATCGCAAGCGCAACTCCTGGGGCGAGTATGTGTTTGATCATGCCTGGGCCGATGCCTGCCAGCGTGCAGGCATTGCTTATTACCCCAAGTGGCTTGGTGCGATCCCGTTCAGCCCGGTCACCGGCGCGCGACTGCTGGGGAGCGCAGAAGCCGCCGCTGCGCTGCTGGCCGCCCTGCCGGAGGCGTTAGGGCAGCACGGCCTGAGCGGTGCGCATATCAACTTCACCACGCCGCAGGATAACGACCTGCTGCAACAGCAGCCGGACTGGCTGGCACGGCTGGGCGTGCAGTATCACTGGCACAATCGCGGCTATCGTGATTTTCAGGATTTCCTCGATAGTCTGATGTCGCGCAAACGCAAACAGTTACGTAAAGAGCGCGAACAGGTGACGGGCAGCGGCTTTACCTTTGACTGGTATCGCGGTGATGCGCTGCGTGAGGATCAGTGGGATTTTGTGTATACCTGCTATGCCAGCACCTATGCGGTGCGTGGTCAGCATCCTTATCTGACGCGCGACTTTTTCAGTCTGCTGGCGGCGCGGATGCCGCATGCCATTCGCGTGGTGATTGCCAGCCTGCAGGGGCAACCCGCCGCGATGGCGTTTTACCTGCGCGACAGCACAACGCTCTACGGGCGCTACTGGGGCTGTCTGGCTGAGTTTGATCGGCTGCACTTTGAAACCTGTTTTTATCAGGGGATGGCGTTTGCCATTGCCGAAGGCCTGCAGCGCTTCGACGCTGGCGCACAGGGTGAGCATAAGCTGGTGCGCGGTTTTGAACCCCGGCTTACTCACTCGTGGCACTACCTGTGCCACGAAGGGTTGCGGGCTGCGGTAGCTGATTTTCTGCAGCAGGAGCGGGCGGGCGTGCGCGCCTGGGCCGATGAAGCGCGCGCATCACTGCCGTACCGACGCGGTGATTAA